A section of the Malus sylvestris chromosome 17, drMalSylv7.2, whole genome shotgun sequence genome encodes:
- the LOC126611495 gene encoding probable calcium-binding protein CML46 has protein sequence MEKTSSLTNPNTLPFFVLIDEILLHTISNWSSRVQKGFSRFQSAFFQSQENCCNSKLLEEKNLDSESRRPQLVCEKRDDGSLRREDVQKVMGDLGIFCGPEGEQLPETFSSDELTGLFDEKKPSLGEVKEAFNVFDENKDGFIDARDLQRVLCILGLKEGSKLEDCQKMIRSFDKNGDGRIEFNEFVKVMEASFC, from the coding sequence ATGGAGAAGACATCGTCGTTGACTAATCCTAACACATTACCGTTCTTTGTTTTGATCGATGAAATCTTATTGCACACGATTTCTAACTGGTCAAGTAGAGTTCAGAAGGGTTTTTCAAGGTTTCAGTCTGCTTTCTTCCAATCCCAAGAGAATTGTTGTAACTCAAAGCTTTTGGAAGAGAAGAACTTGGATTCTGAGTCAAGGCGCCCGCAGCTGGTCTGCGAGAAGAGAGATGATGGGAGTTTGAGAAGAGAAGATGTGCAGAAGGTGATGGGAGACTTGGGAATTTTTTGCGGTCCAGAAGGTGAGCAACTGCCGGAGACATTCAGTTCCGATGAGCTTACAGGGCTGTTTGATGAGAAGAAGCCGAGTTTGGGGGAAGTGAAAGAAGCTTTTAACGTGTTTGATGAGAACAAAGATGGGTTTATCGATGCAAGGGACTTGCAGCGAGTTCTCTGCATATTGGGGTTAAAGGAAGGATCAAAGCTAGAAGACTGCCAGAAAATGATCAGAAGCTTTGACAAAAACGGAGATGGAAGAATAGAGTTCAATGAGTTTGTAAAAGTCATGGAGGCCAGCTTTTGCTGA